The region ACGCGACATAGCCCAAACACCCCCGTCAGCCCTCTGCCTTGCCTCTGGCGAGTTCCTGTCCAAGCCCTCACCGGCGACGCCATCTTGAGCCTGGCGACTATCAAATACAATAAGCTGCGGAACAACGGTGGTCACTCGTGTGTGCCATGTCGACGCATTTACTGTCGCGGGGATGGGTGACTGCGCAGTTACCGTCCAATAACCTAGATAACACATCCCTGTAACTTCATCCTCGCCACGAAAGCAGCCCACGCACGCGacctccctctctctcgtttccTCTTCCATCTAGCACCGTCGACACTAGCATCGCGAGCGGAAGAAGAACTGGCTTCGCTCTCCCACGCAAACACACCAACTTCATCACATCGAGGGAGGGATGGGTAGGAGGAGaaggaaggtggcggcggccgtTTTGATGTGTGATCTGCTCGATCAGGTCGAAGTGGCCGCCGGATGGATGGGACGAAGAAGCCGTTGTTGGCTGGCTGAGGGTCTGATAAGGATGAGGGGAAGCGGCTGCGAGCACGCCACCGGCGTAGGTTGATGGTGTAGTGCCTCGGCGGCTAGGATCAGTCAAGGTAGATGGGAAGCAACGAGCCAACGACCCCTCTCCCCCGAGCTCCATATCCTTGAGCGTCATGGAAACGAAAATGCTCCCCACCCGCATCGATGAACCGTTCTCCTCGCCTTCATCGACGACAACGCCAGCTTCCCCAGCTAGGTAGATTTCATATAGATTTTCTCCTATAAATTGTTCTGATTTATTTCCTATAGTATTTTTCAGAGTCAGCTTTGTCGCCAAGGCAACACAACCGCTCAAATATAAAAGGTATATTTTCCCCTTTTCTTGATCGAAAAGTGATTAAAAGTCCAAAACCACGACCATGAGTGACGAAGTGGTAACCGGCGAGCGGTTTTGCTTCCCTTTATAAACTGTTCGGCTCCCTCTACATTCGCATCCCCAACCAAGAACACGATCGAGTTCACCATCCAATCCAGTTCCACATCCCCCGCTTTGATTCCGACCTGCATTAATCCCCTCCCATTCCCACCGATGATGCACAAGACTTCGTCGCTGTCGGAGCTGGGCTTCGACGCCGGCGACGCCTCGTCGGGCTTCTTCCGCGCGGTGGCCGACGGCTGCCCGCTGacgcccacctcctcctccgccccgCACCGCCGCCTCACCAAGGTCTCCGTCATCGGCGCGGGCAACGTGGGCATGGCCATCGCGCAGACCATCCTCACGCAGAACCTGGCGGACGAGATCGCGCTCGTCGACGCCCTCCCCGACAAGCTCCGCGGCGAGGCGCTCGACCTGCAGCACGCCGCGGCCTTCCTCCCGCGCGTGCGCATCGTCTCCGGAACCGACGCCGCCGTCACCAAGAACTCGGACCTCGTCGTCGTCACGGCCGGCGCCAGGCAGATCGCCGGGGAGACGAGGCTCAACTTGCTGCAGAGGAACGTGGCGCTGTACCGGAAGATCGTGCCGCCCGTGGCCGAGCACTCCCCGGACGCGCTGCTGCTCGTCGTGTCGAACCCCGTCGACGTCCTCACCTACGTGGCCTGGAAGCTGTCGGGGTTCCCGGCCAGCCGCGTCATCGGCTCCGGCACCAACCTCGACTCCTCCAGGTTCAGGTTCCTCGTCGCCGAGCACCTCGACGTCAGCGCGCAGGACGTGCAGGTATGTATCCAACGGTATGCTACACTACGCTGGATGAATGAAGAGCATTTGATTTGATCGAATGGATGGGTTGCAGGCGTACATGGTGGGTGAGCACGGCGACAGCTCGGTGGCGATCTGGTCGAGCATCAGCGTGGGCGGCATGCCGGCGCTCAAGTCGCTGCGGGACAGCCACCGGAGCTTCGACGAGGCGGCGCCGGAGGGCATCAGGCGGGCCGTGGTGGGGGGCGCCTACGAGGTGATCGGCCTCAAGGGCTACACCTCCTGGGCCATCGGCTACTCCGTGGCCAGCCTCGCGGCGTCCCTGCTCCGCGACCAGCGCCGGGTGCACCCGGTGTCCGTGCTCGCCGCGGGCTTCCACGGCATCTCCGACGGCCACGAGGTGTTCCTCAGCCTGCCGGCCCGGCTCGGCCGCgcaggcgtcctcggtgtcgccgaGATGGACCTCACCGAGGCAGAGGCCGCGCAGCTCCGCCGCTCCGCAAAGACGCTCTGGGAGAACTGCCAGCTACTTGGCCTCTGAGGAACCT is a window of Triticum dicoccoides isolate Atlit2015 ecotype Zavitan chromosome 2B, WEW_v2.0, whole genome shotgun sequence DNA encoding:
- the LOC119367127 gene encoding L-lactate dehydrogenase B-like, with amino-acid sequence MMHKTSSLSELGFDAGDASSGFFRAVADGCPLTPTSSSAPHRRLTKVSVIGAGNVGMAIAQTILTQNLADEIALVDALPDKLRGEALDLQHAAAFLPRVRIVSGTDAAVTKNSDLVVVTAGARQIAGETRLNLLQRNVALYRKIVPPVAEHSPDALLLVVSNPVDVLTYVAWKLSGFPASRVIGSGTNLDSSRFRFLVAEHLDVSAQDVQAYMVGEHGDSSVAIWSSISVGGMPALKSLRDSHRSFDEAAPEGIRRAVVGGAYEVIGLKGYTSWAIGYSVASLAASLLRDQRRVHPVSVLAAGFHGISDGHEVFLSLPARLGRAGVLGVAEMDLTEAEAAQLRRSAKTLWENCQLLGL